One Cyprinus carpio isolate SPL01 chromosome A16, ASM1834038v1, whole genome shotgun sequence genomic region harbors:
- the LOC109070210 gene encoding alpha-endosulfine-like, with protein sequence MSSDNQDTETQSEQMDETQESQDTNSNPVRTEEAKLKAKYPNLGQKPGGSDFLMKRLQKGQKYFDSGDYNMAKAKMKNKQLPAAAGPDKNIVTGDHIPTPQDLPQRKSSLVTSKLAG encoded by the exons ATGTCATCAGATAACCAGGACACGGAGACGCAGTCGGAGCAGATGGACGAGACTCAG GAATCCCAGGACACAAACTCAAACCCAGTGCGGACAGAGGAGGCCAAATTGAAAGCAAAGTATCCCAATTTGGGCCAAAAGCCAGGTGGCTCCGACTTCCTGATGAAGAGACTGCAGAAAGgg cAAAAGTATTTTGACTCAGGAGATTACAACATGGCTAAGGCAAAGATGAAGAACAAACAGTTACCTGCTGCAGCTGGTCCAGACAAGAACATCGTCACCGGGGATCACATTCCAACTCCACAAGACCTTCCGCAGAGAAAGTCCTCATTGGTTACAAGCAAACTGGCTGGCTAA
- the LOC109070211 gene encoding induced myeloid leukemia cell differentiation protein Mcl-1 homolog, translating to MFPGSKVSNDNGFWPCIGITALNVSSRSSKPLVMPELKTQNPFTRNGLQGSVPSSPESDCEKTPDEYTSNRIYDALEMDTREIIDIFLKNFTGLPHSKRGNKQVLETMNRVVESLVVKHELAYKGMIARLNLEQKGEDVSFVKTVATELFSDGITNWGRIASLLTFGAMVCKHQKDKGLSNCVSLVGKEISNYLLTAQRDWLLKNKAWDGFVEFFRVPDTEGAVRNALMAIGSVATFGAALAYLIR from the exons ATGTTCCCTGGGAGTAAAGTTTCAAACGACAACGGCTTTTGGCCATGCATCGGAATAACAGCTCTTAACGTCTCCAGCAGATCCAGCAAGCCACTGGTAATGCCAGAACTGAAAACCCAGAACCCGTTTACAAGGAACGGACTCCAGGGCTCGGTACCATCTTCGCCTGAGTCGGATTGCGAGAAAACACCAGATGAATACACGTCTAACCGTATCTACGACGCCCTGGAAATGGACACACGAGAGATTAttgacattttcttaaaaaacttTACTGGATTGCCTCATTCTAAACGTGGGAATAAACAGGTTCTGGAAACGATGAATCGGGTTGTGGAAAGTCTTGTGGTGAAGCACGAACTGGCTTACAAAG GTATGATCGCACGGCTGAATCTGGAGCAGAAAGGAGAAGATGTGAGTTTTGTTAAGACTGTGGCAACAGAACTCTTCAGCGATGGCATCACAAACTGGGGTCGCATTGCCAGCCTGCTTACATTTGGGGCAATGGTATGCAAGCATCAGAAGGATAAAGGACTTAGCAATTGTGTGAGTCTGGTGGGGAAAGAGATCTCTAACTACCTTCTCACAGCCCAGCGGGACTGGCTGCTCAAAAACAAAGCATGG GATGGCTTTGTGGAATTTTTTCGTGTCCCAGATACAGAAGGGGCTGTGAGAAACGCATTGATGGCCATTGGTAGTGTGGCTACATTCGGAGCTGCACTTGCTTATTTGATTCGGTGA
- the LOC122134486 gene encoding vacuolar protein sorting-associated protein 72 homolog, whose protein sequence is MFLSLRLINSLDQDAQQNPGPHPPQAFSQSESTLTAPPSVLSTNAAAVNPSLSSDPGKCSRTYIIFSDDESFQCFFPQSPPPQIPVQEICPVTHKPVLYRDPITDIPFANVQAFRIIWKAYKKYVVAHGLPCTGTATPADTIAKNLRQKVIIKQGM, encoded by the coding sequence ATGTTTTTATCATTACGTCTCATTAACAGTTTGGACCAAGATGCCCAGCAGAATCCAGGCCCTCATCCTCCACAAGCTTTTTCCCAGTCAGAATCAACTCTTACAGCACCGCCTAGTGTCCTCTCCACTAATGCAGCTGCTGTAAACCCTTCCCTGTCATCAGACCCTGGCAAATGCTCCCGCACTTACATCATATTCAGTGATGATGAATCCTTCCAGTGTTTCTTTCCCCAGTCCCCACCTCCTCAAATCCCTGTCCAGGAGATCTGCCCTGTTACACATAAGCCTGTGCTCTACCGAGACCCCATCACAGACATTCCCTTCGCTAATGTACAAGCCTTTAGGATCATCTGGAAAGCCTATAAAAAGTATGTGGTTGCCCATGGCCTACCCTGCACTGGCACAGCGACTCCAGCTGACACCATTGCAAAGAATCTGCGCCAGAAGGTCATTATTAAACAAGgcatgtaa